Proteins encoded by one window of Scatophagus argus isolate fScaArg1 chromosome 4, fScaArg1.pri, whole genome shotgun sequence:
- the LOC124057489 gene encoding GRAM domain-containing protein 2B isoform X1, with protein sequence MHSVLAQKSCVKMSAGDSVVAMENYSAEESFLLKRRNTMSKPSSASSSTTGYHYQRSDVENVEEHQRMVSESLQAVDSEQQEHSGRRKPALVRSKTFDPSMLTQIQTDSDSKIDRKKFQYSQLSKSNCQYHKIFKEISKEEQLRQSYPCALQKDILYQGRMFVSDHWICFHSKVFGKDTKIAIPVMSVTHIKKTKTAILVPNALVIATTNDRYVFVSFLSRDNTYKILMSVCLHLEEKSPCSSPIPSSAENSFRGQRSPLSPRFPLSFAGDFSDLDGAVRQRRQEMEESSSSDSQTHDYDKIAEFPVSPFLEVLKHTHGAASPERPDHQHKVKNQHQNQQSSDSKQHDSQHTGSELVIDSRTLKPVSLHTVLFVYLFLVCILVFSSCYLAFKIVSLEQKLTTLGSITEFSHQEKDFLRGSDVNIELFSELLTINLMKLEKVQKNLQRLLDEAA encoded by the exons ATGCACAGCGTATTAGCTCAGAAAAGctgtgtcaaaatgtcagcaggCGATTCTGTCGTTGCAATGGAGAACTACAGTGCAGAGGAGTCGTTTCTATTGAAAAGGAGGAACACAATGTCCAAACCTTCCTCTGCTTCATCCAGCACAACTGGATATCATTATCAGCG TTCAGATGTAGAAAATGTGGAGGAGCACCAGAGGATGGTCAGTGAGTCTCTGCAGGCTGTCGATTCGGAGCAACAGGAGCACTCAGGCAGGCGGAAACCGGCATTGGTCAG GTCAAAGACCTTTGACCCCTCCATGCTGACTCAGATCCAGACAGACTCAGACTCCAAGATAGACAGGAAGAAGTTTCAATACAGCCAG ctttcgAAGAGCAACTGCCAGTACCATAAAATATTTAAGGAAATCAGTAAAGAGGAACAACTGAGACAAA GTTACCCCTGTGCTCTGCAGAAAGACATCCTCTACCAGGGACGAATGTTTGTCTCAGACCACTGGATCTGCTTCCACTCCAAGGTGTTTGGCAAAGACACAAAG ATCGCCATCCCAGTTATGTCCGTCACTCACATCAAGAAGACCAAAACTGCCATCCTGGTGCCAAATGCTCTGGTGATTGCCACCACTAATGACAGA TACGTGTTTGTGTCCTTCCTGTCCAGAGACAACACCTATAAGATCTTGATGTCCGTCTGTCTTCATCTGGAG GAGAAGAGTCCATGCAGCAGTCCCATCCCTTCCTCAGCTGAGAATAGtttcagaggtcagaggtcacctcTGTCACCTCGCTTTCCCCTG AGCTTTGCAGGGGATTTCAGCGATCTGGACGGAGCAGTtagacagaggagacaggagatggaggaaagcagcagctctgactcCCAAACTCACGACTATGACAAGATAGCAG AGTTCCCTGTTTCTCCGTTTCTGGAAGTGTTGAAGCACACGCACGGTGCAGCTTCTCCTGAACGTCCGGACCATCAGCACAAAGTGAAGAACCAGCATCAGAACCAGCAGAGCTCAGACAGCAAGCAGCACGACTCACAGCATACTG GCTCAGAGCTGGTGATTGACAGCAGAACTCTGAAGCCAGTTTCCCTCCACACTGTGCTATTTGTTTACCTGTTTCT AGTGTGTATCTTGGTCTTCTCTTCTTGTTACCTGGCCTTTAAGATCGTCTCACTGGAGCAGAAACTGACGACGCTCGGCTCCATCACCGAGTTCAGTCACCAGGA GAAGGACTTTCTGCGAGGCAGTGATGTCAACATAGAGCTTTTCTCTGAACTACTGACCATCAACCTGATGAAGCTGGAGAAG GTGCAGAAGAACCTGCAGAGACTGCTGGACGAAGCTGCCTGA
- the LOC124057489 gene encoding GRAM domain-containing protein 2B isoform X2 codes for MENYSAEESFLLKRRNTMSKPSSASSSTTGYHYQRSDVENVEEHQRMVSESLQAVDSEQQEHSGRRKPALVRSKTFDPSMLTQIQTDSDSKIDRKKFQYSQLSKSNCQYHKIFKEISKEEQLRQSYPCALQKDILYQGRMFVSDHWICFHSKVFGKDTKIAIPVMSVTHIKKTKTAILVPNALVIATTNDRYVFVSFLSRDNTYKILMSVCLHLEEKSPCSSPIPSSAENSFRGQRSPLSPRFPLSFAGDFSDLDGAVRQRRQEMEESSSSDSQTHDYDKIAEFPVSPFLEVLKHTHGAASPERPDHQHKVKNQHQNQQSSDSKQHDSQHTGSELVIDSRTLKPVSLHTVLFVYLFLVCILVFSSCYLAFKIVSLEQKLTTLGSITEFSHQEKDFLRGSDVNIELFSELLTINLMKLEKVQKNLQRLLDEAA; via the exons ATGGAGAACTACAGTGCAGAGGAGTCGTTTCTATTGAAAAGGAGGAACACAATGTCCAAACCTTCCTCTGCTTCATCCAGCACAACTGGATATCATTATCAGCG TTCAGATGTAGAAAATGTGGAGGAGCACCAGAGGATGGTCAGTGAGTCTCTGCAGGCTGTCGATTCGGAGCAACAGGAGCACTCAGGCAGGCGGAAACCGGCATTGGTCAG GTCAAAGACCTTTGACCCCTCCATGCTGACTCAGATCCAGACAGACTCAGACTCCAAGATAGACAGGAAGAAGTTTCAATACAGCCAG ctttcgAAGAGCAACTGCCAGTACCATAAAATATTTAAGGAAATCAGTAAAGAGGAACAACTGAGACAAA GTTACCCCTGTGCTCTGCAGAAAGACATCCTCTACCAGGGACGAATGTTTGTCTCAGACCACTGGATCTGCTTCCACTCCAAGGTGTTTGGCAAAGACACAAAG ATCGCCATCCCAGTTATGTCCGTCACTCACATCAAGAAGACCAAAACTGCCATCCTGGTGCCAAATGCTCTGGTGATTGCCACCACTAATGACAGA TACGTGTTTGTGTCCTTCCTGTCCAGAGACAACACCTATAAGATCTTGATGTCCGTCTGTCTTCATCTGGAG GAGAAGAGTCCATGCAGCAGTCCCATCCCTTCCTCAGCTGAGAATAGtttcagaggtcagaggtcacctcTGTCACCTCGCTTTCCCCTG AGCTTTGCAGGGGATTTCAGCGATCTGGACGGAGCAGTtagacagaggagacaggagatggaggaaagcagcagctctgactcCCAAACTCACGACTATGACAAGATAGCAG AGTTCCCTGTTTCTCCGTTTCTGGAAGTGTTGAAGCACACGCACGGTGCAGCTTCTCCTGAACGTCCGGACCATCAGCACAAAGTGAAGAACCAGCATCAGAACCAGCAGAGCTCAGACAGCAAGCAGCACGACTCACAGCATACTG GCTCAGAGCTGGTGATTGACAGCAGAACTCTGAAGCCAGTTTCCCTCCACACTGTGCTATTTGTTTACCTGTTTCT AGTGTGTATCTTGGTCTTCTCTTCTTGTTACCTGGCCTTTAAGATCGTCTCACTGGAGCAGAAACTGACGACGCTCGGCTCCATCACCGAGTTCAGTCACCAGGA GAAGGACTTTCTGCGAGGCAGTGATGTCAACATAGAGCTTTTCTCTGAACTACTGACCATCAACCTGATGAAGCTGGAGAAG GTGCAGAAGAACCTGCAGAGACTGCTGGACGAAGCTGCCTGA
- the LOC124057489 gene encoding GRAM domain-containing protein 2B isoform X3 codes for MTEQCVNLQASQEDARKSNRGATKREEKDYHSDVENVEEHQRMVSESLQAVDSEQQEHSGRRKPALVRSKTFDPSMLTQIQTDSDSKIDRKKFQYSQLSKSNCQYHKIFKEISKEEQLRQSYPCALQKDILYQGRMFVSDHWICFHSKVFGKDTKIAIPVMSVTHIKKTKTAILVPNALVIATTNDRYVFVSFLSRDNTYKILMSVCLHLEEKSPCSSPIPSSAENSFRGQRSPLSPRFPLSFAGDFSDLDGAVRQRRQEMEESSSSDSQTHDYDKIAEFPVSPFLEVLKHTHGAASPERPDHQHKVKNQHQNQQSSDSKQHDSQHTGSELVIDSRTLKPVSLHTVLFVYLFLVCILVFSSCYLAFKIVSLEQKLTTLGSITEFSHQEKDFLRGSDVNIELFSELLTINLMKLEKVQKNLQRLLDEAA; via the exons ATGACAGAACAGTGTGTGAACCTGCAGGCATCGCAGGAAGATGCCAGGAAGAGTAACAGAGGAGCTACAAAGCGTGAGGAAAAAGATTATCA TTCAGATGTAGAAAATGTGGAGGAGCACCAGAGGATGGTCAGTGAGTCTCTGCAGGCTGTCGATTCGGAGCAACAGGAGCACTCAGGCAGGCGGAAACCGGCATTGGTCAG GTCAAAGACCTTTGACCCCTCCATGCTGACTCAGATCCAGACAGACTCAGACTCCAAGATAGACAGGAAGAAGTTTCAATACAGCCAG ctttcgAAGAGCAACTGCCAGTACCATAAAATATTTAAGGAAATCAGTAAAGAGGAACAACTGAGACAAA GTTACCCCTGTGCTCTGCAGAAAGACATCCTCTACCAGGGACGAATGTTTGTCTCAGACCACTGGATCTGCTTCCACTCCAAGGTGTTTGGCAAAGACACAAAG ATCGCCATCCCAGTTATGTCCGTCACTCACATCAAGAAGACCAAAACTGCCATCCTGGTGCCAAATGCTCTGGTGATTGCCACCACTAATGACAGA TACGTGTTTGTGTCCTTCCTGTCCAGAGACAACACCTATAAGATCTTGATGTCCGTCTGTCTTCATCTGGAG GAGAAGAGTCCATGCAGCAGTCCCATCCCTTCCTCAGCTGAGAATAGtttcagaggtcagaggtcacctcTGTCACCTCGCTTTCCCCTG AGCTTTGCAGGGGATTTCAGCGATCTGGACGGAGCAGTtagacagaggagacaggagatggaggaaagcagcagctctgactcCCAAACTCACGACTATGACAAGATAGCAG AGTTCCCTGTTTCTCCGTTTCTGGAAGTGTTGAAGCACACGCACGGTGCAGCTTCTCCTGAACGTCCGGACCATCAGCACAAAGTGAAGAACCAGCATCAGAACCAGCAGAGCTCAGACAGCAAGCAGCACGACTCACAGCATACTG GCTCAGAGCTGGTGATTGACAGCAGAACTCTGAAGCCAGTTTCCCTCCACACTGTGCTATTTGTTTACCTGTTTCT AGTGTGTATCTTGGTCTTCTCTTCTTGTTACCTGGCCTTTAAGATCGTCTCACTGGAGCAGAAACTGACGACGCTCGGCTCCATCACCGAGTTCAGTCACCAGGA GAAGGACTTTCTGCGAGGCAGTGATGTCAACATAGAGCTTTTCTCTGAACTACTGACCATCAACCTGATGAAGCTGGAGAAG GTGCAGAAGAACCTGCAGAGACTGCTGGACGAAGCTGCCTGA
- the LOC124057826 gene encoding testis-expressed protein 43-like: MTAAAGSSHQRERSCSHIPTFSRQHPMIPKLYVMPWKQDMKNQRLLMKNAALAGIPVVPLEESLCFCGRERLCHNQDSAHRSSSSSSAPFSQTGLTAHHSSHFSRYNSSAVTARQLYQT, encoded by the exons ATgactgcagctgcagggagCTCTCACCAACGTGA GCGATCCTGCTCCCACATCCCAACGTTCTCAAGACAGCATCCCATGATCCCCAAACTGTATGTGATGCCATGGAAACAGGACATGAAGAATCAGAGACTCCTGATGAAG aacgCAGCTCTGGCAGGGATCCCTGTGGTTCCACTTGAggagtctttgtgtttttgtggtcGGGAGCGTCTCTGCCACAATCAGGACTCCGCCCAccgctcctcctcttcttcttcagctcctttCAGCCAGACTGGACTGACAGCTCATCATTCCTCCCACTTCTCCAG GTACAACAGCTCTGCGGTGACAGCCAGGCAGCTCTACCAAACTTGA